The Candidatus Sulfotelmatobacter sp. genome has a window encoding:
- a CDS encoding L-histidine N(alpha)-methyltransferase, translated as MLVHAIPSNATYEFAADVRAGLTRAGQKELPSKYLYDNVGSALFEVISHLPEYGLTRADERLLRRHADEIVDRLAGPVAVAELGSGSGRKTRWLLEAFCRRQRTSYYPVEISRSALVMCERELSDIDRISIVGFEREYLEGLLEVAAYRKSGQRLFVLFLGSTIGNFDRPAGVKFLTEVRGILQPGDSLLLGTDLEKPSAQLIAAYDDELGVTAAFNLNLLARTNRELGADFDLKYFVHVAKINYQTRSVEMHLMSTRRQIVSIPAAEVVVEFLEGETIWTESSHKYSAGEVFETARAAGFRCETQWIDEQWPFAENLLIAE; from the coding sequence ATGCTCGTACATGCGATTCCCAGCAACGCGACTTATGAGTTCGCGGCCGACGTGAGAGCTGGGCTGACCCGCGCAGGACAGAAAGAACTTCCCTCCAAGTACCTCTATGACAATGTCGGGTCCGCCTTGTTTGAAGTGATCAGCCACCTGCCCGAGTACGGACTCACGCGGGCCGACGAACGATTGCTGCGGCGTCATGCCGATGAGATCGTCGACCGACTAGCCGGCCCTGTGGCCGTTGCGGAGCTTGGCAGCGGCAGTGGCCGCAAGACCCGCTGGCTGCTGGAGGCGTTCTGCCGGCGGCAGCGCACCTCCTATTATCCGGTGGAAATATCGCGCTCGGCGCTGGTTATGTGCGAGCGGGAGTTGAGCGATATCGACCGCATCAGCATCGTTGGCTTTGAGCGCGAATATCTGGAAGGGTTATTGGAAGTCGCTGCCTACCGAAAGAGCGGCCAACGATTATTCGTGCTGTTCCTCGGCAGCACGATTGGGAACTTCGACCGTCCGGCAGGGGTGAAGTTTCTGACCGAGGTGCGCGGCATTTTGCAGCCCGGTGACTCGCTCCTGCTGGGAACAGATTTGGAAAAGCCCAGTGCGCAACTGATCGCGGCATACGATGACGAACTCGGCGTGACCGCGGCTTTTAATTTGAACCTGCTCGCCCGTACCAATCGAGAGCTCGGCGCGGACTTTGATTTGAAATATTTCGTCCACGTGGCGAAGATTAATTACCAGACGCGCAGCGTGGAGATGCATTTAATGTCGACGCGGCGGCAGATTGTGAGCATCCCGGCGGCGGAAGTGGTAGTCGAGTTCCTCGAAGGAGAAACTATTTGGACGGAAAGCAGTCACAAGTACTCGGCGGGCGAAGTTTTCGAAACTGCGCGCGCGGCCGGTTTCCGTTGCGAGACGCAGTGGATCGATGAACAGTGGCCGTTTGCCGAAAACCTGCTCATCGCGGAGTGA